In Microbacterium sp. SLBN-146, one genomic interval encodes:
- a CDS encoding magnesium transporter MgtE N-terminal domain-containing protein, which translates to MSTQRVFVARLAGCSVFDPAGDRLGKVRDVVVIYRKDDPPRVIGLIIEIPGRRHVFVSIGRVTSIATGQVITTGLINVRRFQQRGGEVRVMSELLGRRVTLVDGSGDAVIEDVAIERSRLGDWDVGQLFLRRPRTSASPFAKGTTTFAAWSDVRERLAPGQSQSAEQLVATYSDLKPADLANTLLDLPDERLIEVAEELPDHRLADALEEMPEDDQVHILEALGDERAADILDAMEPDDAADLLGQLPEQRSEELLELMEPEEAEDVRALLQYGPDTAGGLMTSEPIVLSADATVAEALALIRRHELHPALAAAVFITLPPYETPTGRYLGTVHFQRMLRYPPHERLGAIIDDSLEPLSATVSAAEVARLLASYDLVSVPVVDEARRLVGAISIDDVLDYMLPEDWRSHDDSTPASTGSVA; encoded by the coding sequence GTGAGCACGCAGAGGGTTTTCGTCGCGCGCCTGGCGGGATGCTCCGTCTTCGATCCCGCAGGCGACCGGCTGGGCAAGGTCAGAGACGTCGTCGTGATCTATCGCAAGGACGATCCTCCGCGCGTCATCGGCCTCATCATCGAGATTCCCGGACGACGGCATGTCTTCGTCTCGATCGGTCGTGTCACGTCGATCGCGACCGGTCAGGTCATCACGACGGGACTCATCAACGTGCGTCGCTTCCAGCAGCGCGGCGGCGAAGTTCGCGTCATGTCGGAACTGCTCGGGCGCCGTGTGACGCTCGTCGACGGCTCCGGCGACGCCGTCATCGAGGACGTCGCGATCGAGCGCAGCCGGCTCGGCGACTGGGACGTCGGACAGCTGTTCCTGCGTCGACCGCGCACGAGCGCGTCTCCGTTCGCCAAGGGGACGACGACGTTCGCGGCATGGAGCGACGTGCGCGAGCGCCTTGCTCCCGGTCAGTCCCAATCCGCTGAGCAGCTCGTGGCCACCTACTCCGACCTCAAGCCCGCCGACCTGGCCAATACGCTCCTGGATCTCCCGGACGAGCGGCTCATCGAGGTCGCCGAGGAACTCCCCGACCACCGCCTCGCGGACGCCCTCGAGGAGATGCCGGAAGACGATCAGGTGCATATCCTCGAAGCCCTCGGCGACGAGCGCGCGGCGGACATCCTCGACGCCATGGAACCCGACGACGCCGCGGATCTCCTCGGCCAGCTTCCGGAGCAGCGGTCCGAGGAGCTCCTGGAGCTCATGGAGCCCGAAGAGGCTGAGGACGTCCGCGCGCTGCTGCAGTACGGACCCGACACGGCGGGTGGGCTCATGACGAGCGAGCCGATCGTCCTGTCGGCCGACGCGACCGTTGCAGAGGCCCTCGCCCTCATCCGCCGCCACGAGTTGCACCCTGCTCTCGCGGCCGCCGTCTTCATCACCCTCCCGCCCTACGAGACGCCGACCGGACGCTATCTCGGAACGGTGCACTTCCAGCGGATGCTGCGCTATCCCCCGCATGAGCGCCTCGGCGCGATCATCGACGACTCACTCGAGCCTCTTTCCGCGACCGTGTCGGCGGCCGAAGTCGCGCGCCTGCTCGCAAGCTACGACCTCGTCTCGGTGCCCGTCGTCGACGAAGCGCGCCGACTCGTCGGCGCCATCAGCATCGACGACGTGCTCGACTACATGCTCCCCGAGGACTGGCGTTCGCACGACGACAGCACGCCCGCTTCGACGGGAAGCGTCGCGTGA
- a CDS encoding general stress protein, protein MSMMGGRFSQGPDDVGQTIASFPTYDRAQKAVSSLIAGDVPARDIAIVGQGLRSVERITGRLGYATAARSGAINGVLLGLLFSAILVIGSPSVPIQAFVGVLFVGIAVGMLLSIITYSFVRRRRDYASVTQVIADHYEVSVAPASAARARQIIGAPQTVAAAPPPQASTAHEPPRYGERVPSDDGHAAQHPAPDDSSARDATPTAGDDDHDRGTTPDRDERGGDPSSA, encoded by the coding sequence ATGAGCATGATGGGCGGTCGCTTCTCGCAAGGCCCCGACGACGTCGGGCAGACCATCGCCAGCTTTCCCACCTACGACCGTGCTCAGAAGGCCGTTTCCTCGCTCATCGCGGGTGACGTTCCCGCGCGCGACATCGCAATCGTGGGACAGGGTCTGCGGTCCGTCGAGCGCATCACGGGCCGCCTCGGCTACGCCACCGCGGCACGATCCGGCGCGATCAACGGTGTCCTCCTGGGACTCCTCTTCTCGGCGATCCTCGTCATCGGTTCTCCCTCGGTGCCCATTCAGGCCTTTGTCGGCGTCCTCTTCGTAGGGATCGCGGTCGGGATGCTGCTGAGCATCATCACGTACTCGTTCGTGCGTCGTCGTCGCGACTACGCCTCCGTGACGCAGGTCATCGCGGACCACTACGAGGTGTCCGTCGCACCCGCGAGTGCGGCGCGCGCGCGTCAGATCATCGGTGCGCCGCAGACCGTTGCAGCTGCGCCGCCTCCCCAGGCGAGCACGGCGCACGAACCTCCCCGATACGGAGAACGCGTGCCTTCTGACGACGGCCACGCCGCCCAGCATCCGGCTCCCGATGATTCTTCGGCGCGCGATGCGACGCCGACGGCCGGTGACGACGATCACGACCGGGGGACAACTCCGGATCGCGACGAACGCGGCGGGGACCCGTCGAGCGCATGA
- a CDS encoding alpha/beta family hydrolase has translation MTESAVRIPVALPSGVVEVSGAYGDITGARSVVAVAHGAGGTFAQPFLEGLVSALGGLGLATLRFNFPYSEAGRRLPGPAAHAVSTWSAVEAWIAGERPGVDFWAAGKSYGGRMASMAAAEGKISPRGLAYLGYPLHPPGAPEKLRAEHLPSIAVPQLFVEGTNDPFVLPHEQLTAVVAACQDAELVWIDGAGHSFDVKGRKRPADEVGAGLAPIIARRVAECL, from the coding sequence ATGACCGAGTCCGCTGTGCGGATTCCGGTCGCGTTGCCCTCCGGTGTCGTCGAGGTCTCCGGAGCCTACGGCGACATCACCGGCGCGCGCTCCGTCGTCGCCGTTGCGCACGGCGCGGGCGGGACGTTCGCGCAACCCTTCCTCGAAGGACTCGTCTCGGCGCTCGGCGGGCTCGGCCTGGCGACTCTGCGCTTCAACTTCCCGTACTCCGAGGCGGGGCGGCGTCTGCCCGGGCCCGCGGCCCACGCGGTCTCGACATGGAGTGCCGTCGAGGCGTGGATCGCGGGGGAGCGGCCGGGAGTGGACTTCTGGGCCGCCGGCAAGTCCTACGGCGGGCGGATGGCCTCCATGGCGGCCGCGGAAGGCAAGATCTCACCACGAGGACTCGCCTACCTCGGCTACCCGCTCCACCCGCCGGGTGCCCCTGAGAAGCTCCGCGCCGAGCATCTCCCATCCATCGCCGTCCCGCAGCTCTTCGTCGAAGGGACGAACGATCCGTTCGTCCTGCCGCACGAGCAACTGACAGCGGTCGTCGCGGCGTGCCAGGACGCGGAGCTCGTCTGGATCGACGGTGCCGGTCACTCGTTCGACGTGAAGGGTCGCAAGCGCCCCGCTGACGAGGTCGGAGCGGGGCTGGCTCCGATCATCGCGCGCCGCGTCGCCGAGTGCTTGTGA
- a CDS encoding aminopeptidase P family protein — protein MSSAGDTATDAKTQPSETPATTSTNRRQPFGRGFLDTISTGWADRPESHPPRREQADFAAARRAAVSAAFPGQRLVIPAGGLAQRSNDTDHPFRAHSAFAHLTGWASDAEPDAVLVLEPQDQGHEPTLYFRERADRTTSEFYSDAAIGEFWIGPRPSLAGVASELGLATAHLDDLQLDDDDLTVGHDPALTRFVSELRLVKDEYEIAQMRLAVEVTARGFDDIVANLPGVIAHPRGERIVEGVFHQRARSDGNAVGYETIAASGPHACYLHWTRNDGAVVPGDLILIDAGVEVDSLYTADITRTLPVNGTFTDVQRRVYETVREAADAAFAAARPGVPFRAVHAAAMEVIAARVAEWGLLPVSAEEALDADQGGQHRRYMVHGTSHHLGIDVHDCAEARREMYYDAPLEPGMVFTIEPGLYFQIDDLTVPQELRGIGVRIEDDILMTADGPVNLSADIPRTADEVEAWIARLT, from the coding sequence ATGAGCAGCGCAGGAGACACCGCGACGGATGCCAAGACCCAGCCGTCCGAGACGCCCGCCACCACCAGCACGAACCGGCGACAGCCGTTCGGGCGCGGGTTCCTCGACACCATCTCGACCGGGTGGGCCGATCGTCCCGAGTCGCATCCGCCGCGACGTGAGCAGGCGGATTTCGCGGCAGCTCGCCGTGCCGCCGTCTCCGCCGCTTTCCCGGGCCAGCGTCTCGTGATCCCCGCAGGCGGCCTCGCGCAGCGCAGCAATGACACCGACCACCCGTTCCGCGCGCACTCCGCCTTTGCTCACCTCACCGGTTGGGCCTCGGACGCCGAGCCCGACGCCGTTCTCGTCCTGGAGCCGCAGGACCAGGGCCACGAGCCGACTCTCTACTTCCGCGAGCGCGCCGACCGCACGACGAGCGAGTTCTACTCGGATGCCGCGATCGGCGAGTTCTGGATCGGCCCGCGTCCCTCGCTCGCAGGCGTCGCGTCGGAACTGGGCCTCGCAACAGCACACCTCGACGATCTGCAGCTCGACGATGACGATCTGACGGTCGGTCACGACCCCGCGCTCACGCGCTTCGTCTCGGAGCTGCGCCTCGTGAAGGACGAGTACGAGATCGCCCAGATGCGGCTCGCCGTCGAAGTGACGGCACGCGGGTTCGACGACATCGTCGCGAACCTCCCCGGCGTGATCGCGCATCCTCGAGGCGAGCGCATCGTCGAGGGGGTCTTCCACCAGCGTGCCCGCAGCGACGGGAACGCCGTCGGATACGAGACGATCGCCGCATCAGGGCCCCACGCCTGCTACCTCCACTGGACGCGGAACGACGGAGCCGTCGTTCCCGGCGATCTCATCCTGATCGACGCCGGAGTAGAGGTCGACAGCCTCTACACCGCCGACATCACCCGCACGCTCCCCGTGAACGGCACATTCACCGACGTCCAGCGCCGCGTCTATGAAACAGTGCGCGAAGCTGCGGATGCGGCGTTCGCCGCGGCGCGGCCCGGCGTCCCCTTCCGCGCAGTGCACGCGGCGGCCATGGAGGTCATCGCCGCCCGCGTCGCCGAGTGGGGACTCCTTCCCGTGTCCGCGGAAGAGGCGCTCGATGCGGATCAGGGTGGTCAGCACCGTCGCTACATGGTCCACGGGACGAGCCACCACTTGGGTATCGACGTACACGACTGCGCCGAGGCGCGACGCGAGATGTACTACGACGCCCCTCTCGAGCCCGGAATGGTGTTCACGATCGAACCGGGACTCTACTTCCAGATCGACGACCTCACGGTCCCTCAGGAGCTCCGCGGAATCGGTGTCCGCATCGAGGACGACATCCTCATGACAGCCGACGGCCCGGTCAACCTCTCGGCCGACATCCCACGGACGGCCGACGAGGTCGAAGCCTGGATCGCGCGGCTCACCTGA
- a CDS encoding endonuclease/exonuclease/phosphatase family protein, which produces MLRVLGIILAVLCTAAAAVLTFPGVFRVDRYFPVAQIVSFRGLVAVAFFAAAFVALLLMIARPLRALGLALAVVAGAAGVANVVILTSRGLGTEELPAQTDTSIRVMTWNTAGDATPPDAIAQMAVAMSADVVTLPETTIETGEQVAILMRDLGRPMWAHHVNNPSTVWDAGSTTILIAPELGDYSVIESSRDGSSNTSTVPSAVAMPTSGEGPIIVAAHAVAPRPSAMQSWRNDLQWLADQCADANVIMAGDFNATLDHMTGLGVDGGTMGLCHDAAAETGNGAIGTWTTALPPLAGAPIDHVMTSPHWQATGSLVVRSLDGSGSDHRPLVVQLEPVADR; this is translated from the coding sequence GTGCTTCGCGTGCTCGGGATCATCCTGGCGGTCCTCTGCACGGCGGCCGCTGCGGTCTTGACCTTTCCCGGCGTCTTCCGCGTCGATCGCTACTTCCCCGTCGCCCAGATCGTGTCGTTCCGCGGCCTCGTCGCTGTCGCCTTCTTCGCTGCAGCCTTCGTCGCCCTTCTTCTCATGATCGCCCGGCCGCTCCGCGCGCTCGGACTCGCGCTGGCGGTCGTCGCGGGGGCTGCAGGGGTCGCGAACGTGGTCATCCTCACCTCGCGCGGCCTCGGAACCGAAGAGCTCCCCGCGCAGACCGACACGTCCATCCGGGTCATGACGTGGAACACCGCCGGGGATGCGACGCCGCCTGACGCCATCGCACAGATGGCGGTCGCGATGAGCGCCGATGTCGTGACGCTCCCGGAGACGACCATCGAGACCGGTGAGCAGGTCGCGATCCTCATGCGCGATCTCGGCAGACCCATGTGGGCCCACCATGTCAACAATCCCTCGACGGTGTGGGATGCCGGGTCGACGACGATCCTGATCGCACCCGAGCTCGGCGACTATTCGGTCATCGAATCGTCGCGCGACGGCTCGAGCAACACGTCGACGGTCCCGAGCGCGGTCGCGATGCCGACGTCGGGCGAAGGGCCGATCATCGTGGCGGCGCACGCCGTCGCGCCCCGACCGTCGGCCATGCAGTCCTGGCGGAACGATCTGCAGTGGCTCGCCGACCAGTGCGCCGACGCGAACGTCATCATGGCGGGAGACTTCAACGCGACCCTCGACCATATGACAGGACTCGGCGTGGACGGCGGCACGATGGGCCTGTGCCACGATGCGGCGGCCGAGACCGGCAACGGTGCGATCGGCACGTGGACGACAGCTCTCCCTCCCCTTGCCGGCGCACCGATCGATCACGTGATGACTTCCCCGCACTGGCAGGCGACGGGCTCGCTCGTCGTCCGCTCGCTCGATGGATCCGGAAGCGACCACCGACCTCTCGTCGTCCAGCTGGAGCCCGTCGCGGACCGGTGA
- a CDS encoding PHP domain-containing protein has translation MQPTRRFQGPIDLHLHSTHSDGTESPAQVMQAAHRYGLRTAALTDHDTTSGWAEAAEAAGSLGITFIPGMELSARHEWRSVHVLAYLIDPDETALRTMTDRIRSSRLDRARLMAERIARDYDLQWDDIVAQTTEGATVGRPHIADALVARGFVRDRTEAFSDILSPRGEYYVALFAPDPVTAVEVVTAAGGVAVVAHPAGRAGVLPRALLNDMLDAGLAGFELGHRENVEPGIRMLRRLVDERDLIVTGSSDYHGLGKPNLPGENTTADDMMARIIDRATGSAPVYP, from the coding sequence GTGCAGCCGACTCGCCGATTCCAGGGGCCGATCGACCTGCACCTGCACTCGACGCATTCCGACGGTACGGAATCGCCGGCGCAGGTGATGCAGGCCGCCCATCGGTACGGCCTGCGTACAGCGGCGTTGACCGATCACGACACCACCTCCGGCTGGGCTGAGGCCGCGGAGGCCGCCGGATCGCTCGGGATCACCTTCATCCCCGGGATGGAGCTCTCCGCACGGCACGAGTGGCGGAGCGTCCATGTGCTGGCCTACCTCATCGATCCCGATGAGACGGCGCTGCGCACCATGACCGACCGCATCCGCTCATCGCGCCTGGATCGGGCACGACTCATGGCCGAGCGGATCGCGCGTGACTACGACCTGCAGTGGGACGACATCGTCGCGCAGACGACGGAAGGTGCCACGGTCGGTCGTCCGCACATCGCCGATGCACTCGTCGCGCGCGGATTCGTCCGCGATCGCACCGAGGCCTTCTCCGACATCCTGAGCCCGCGCGGCGAGTACTACGTCGCGCTCTTCGCTCCGGACCCTGTCACCGCCGTCGAGGTCGTGACGGCCGCCGGCGGTGTCGCCGTCGTGGCTCACCCCGCCGGTCGTGCCGGAGTCCTGCCGCGCGCGCTCCTCAACGACATGCTCGATGCGGGTCTTGCCGGATTCGAGCTCGGACACCGCGAGAACGTCGAGCCCGGCATCCGGATGCTTCGGCGACTCGTCGATGAGCGCGATCTCATCGTGACGGGATCGAGCGATTACCACGGGCTCGGCAAGCCCAATCTGCCCGGCGAGAACACGACGGCCGACGACATGATGGCGCGCATCATCGATCGCGCAACGGGAAGCGCCCCCGTCTACCCCTGA
- a CDS encoding SHOCT domain-containing protein: MRFFETVEYQGFWGSFWDLIWWFLWAFVFVAYLFALFAIISDLFRDHKLSGWWKAVWIFFLIFFPFITALIYLIARGGGMAERGAAQARDLQRAQNDYIKHVAGTSPADEIAKAKSLLDAGTITQAEYDSLKAKALS, translated from the coding sequence GTGCGATTCTTCGAAACCGTCGAATACCAGGGATTCTGGGGTTCGTTCTGGGACCTCATCTGGTGGTTCCTGTGGGCGTTCGTCTTCGTCGCCTACCTGTTCGCGCTGTTCGCGATCATTTCCGACCTCTTCCGCGATCACAAGCTGAGCGGATGGTGGAAGGCGGTCTGGATCTTCTTCCTCATCTTCTTCCCGTTCATCACGGCGCTCATCTACCTCATCGCTCGGGGCGGCGGCATGGCCGAACGCGGCGCAGCCCAGGCACGCGACCTCCAGCGGGCTCAGAACGACTACATCAAGCACGTGGCGGGGACGAGCCCCGCCGACGAGATCGCCAAGGCGAAGTCGCTTCTCGACGCCGGCACGATCACGCAGGCCGAGTACGACAGCCTGAAGGCTAAAGCCCTCAGCTGA
- a CDS encoding DEAD/DEAH box helicase, with the protein MTTFADLGVDQDIVDVLAERGIVDAFPIQEQTIPLGLPGQDIIGQAKTGTGKTFGFGIPVVQRLGPNPAPGVQALIVVPTRELAVQVFEDMDMLTRGRPTSVVAIYGGKAYEGQIDQLKAGAQIVVGTPGRLIDLNNQRLLDLSGATEVVLDEADKMLDLGFLPDIEKIFSKVPPVRHTQLFSATMPGPIVALARRFMSNPIHIRANDPDEGLTQANIRHLVYRAHSLDKDEIIARILQSEGRGKSVIFTRTKRAAQKLVDELNDRGFNAGAVHGDMSQEARERSMAGFKAGKKDVLIATDVAARGIDVDDVTHVINHTIPDDEKTYLHRVGRTGRAGKTGIAVTFVDWDDLHKWALINRALDFGQPEPTETYSSSPHLFSDLDIPAGTKGRIRTAPKTQAVRTQPERASDAASEAGATAPGTTRRRRRRGASEPVGATFVEGASHAASSDGSARTADAADRGTEGAGTHDGGGSEHHDGNSAPRRRRRRRGPRTGGAPAQGA; encoded by the coding sequence GTGACGACCTTCGCCGATCTCGGCGTCGACCAGGACATCGTCGATGTGCTCGCGGAACGCGGCATCGTAGACGCCTTCCCCATCCAGGAGCAGACGATTCCCCTCGGGCTCCCCGGGCAGGACATCATCGGACAGGCCAAGACCGGAACGGGCAAGACGTTCGGCTTCGGCATCCCCGTGGTCCAGCGTCTGGGCCCCAACCCGGCACCGGGCGTCCAAGCCCTCATCGTCGTTCCGACGCGCGAGCTCGCGGTACAGGTCTTCGAAGACATGGACATGCTCACGCGCGGTCGCCCGACGAGCGTCGTCGCGATCTACGGCGGCAAGGCGTACGAGGGCCAGATCGATCAGCTCAAGGCCGGCGCGCAGATCGTCGTCGGCACGCCCGGGCGACTCATCGACCTCAACAACCAGCGGCTTCTCGATCTGTCGGGAGCGACCGAGGTCGTTCTGGACGAAGCCGACAAGATGCTCGATCTCGGGTTCCTCCCCGACATCGAGAAGATCTTCTCGAAGGTGCCGCCCGTGCGCCACACGCAGCTCTTCTCCGCCACGATGCCCGGACCGATCGTCGCCCTCGCACGCCGCTTCATGTCGAACCCCATCCACATCAGGGCCAATGACCCCGATGAGGGGCTCACCCAGGCGAATATCCGTCACCTCGTCTACCGCGCGCACTCGCTCGACAAGGACGAGATCATCGCCCGCATCCTGCAGTCCGAAGGGCGCGGCAAGAGCGTCATCTTCACGCGCACCAAGCGTGCCGCCCAGAAGCTCGTCGACGAGCTGAACGATCGCGGCTTCAACGCCGGCGCTGTGCACGGCGACATGAGCCAAGAGGCGCGCGAGCGATCGATGGCGGGCTTCAAGGCCGGCAAGAAGGATGTGCTCATCGCGACGGACGTCGCCGCTCGCGGCATCGACGTCGACGATGTCACGCACGTCATCAACCACACGATCCCCGATGACGAGAAGACGTATCTGCACCGCGTCGGACGCACCGGTCGCGCGGGAAAGACCGGCATCGCCGTGACCTTCGTCGACTGGGACGACCTTCACAAGTGGGCACTCATCAATCGGGCGCTCGATTTCGGTCAGCCCGAGCCCACCGAGACGTACTCGTCGAGCCCTCACCTCTTCAGCGACCTCGACATCCCCGCGGGCACCAAGGGTCGTATTCGCACGGCGCCCAAGACGCAGGCGGTACGCACACAGCCCGAACGCGCGTCGGACGCGGCATCCGAGGCCGGCGCGACAGCACCCGGCACGACGCGCCGCCGACGCCGCCGTGGGGCTTCCGAGCCCGTCGGCGCAACGTTCGTCGAGGGAGCGTCGCACGCGGCGTCCTCCGACGGTTCCGCTCGCACGGCCGATGCCGCGGACCGCGGTACCGAGGGCGCGGGCACGCACGACGGAGGCGGCTCGGAGCACCACGACGGCAACTCCGCACCGCGACGTCGTCGGCGCCGCCGCGGACCCCGGACGGGCGGTGCTCCCGCGCAGGGAGCGTGA
- a CDS encoding ferritin-like fold-containing protein — MVKWFWQRSRPASGGLSLRARGDFGGATRVDFEELAPDIDTFLGQAAYLQLGFFETLSELIALTPELAQKESLSRAAGAALRKHEELVGVIRERGDDPTSLMLPFREPLDAFRRETHGVRPHETMLSVHITAGMLDDFYLALAASYGETGRRVARILRADDDRQAIVDIIGARIASDEQWRSLLALWGRRLVGDTLLIARAALRPGELRIADEAKVEPVFTELMAAHSRRMDAMGLAA, encoded by the coding sequence GTGGTCAAGTGGTTCTGGCAGCGGTCGAGGCCCGCCTCCGGCGGACTCTCGTTGCGCGCGCGCGGAGATTTCGGCGGGGCGACGCGTGTCGACTTCGAGGAGCTCGCTCCCGATATCGACACCTTCCTCGGCCAGGCCGCCTATCTGCAGCTCGGGTTCTTCGAAACGCTGTCCGAGCTGATCGCCCTCACCCCCGAGTTGGCGCAGAAGGAATCGCTCTCCCGCGCGGCGGGGGCAGCGTTGCGCAAACACGAGGAGCTCGTCGGTGTCATCCGGGAACGCGGCGATGACCCGACTTCCCTCATGCTCCCGTTCCGCGAACCGCTCGATGCTTTCCGCCGCGAGACCCACGGCGTGCGTCCTCACGAGACGATGCTGTCGGTGCACATCACCGCGGGGATGCTGGATGACTTCTACCTCGCACTCGCGGCGAGCTACGGCGAGACGGGTCGGCGCGTCGCGCGCATCCTGAGGGCAGACGACGACCGGCAGGCGATCGTCGACATCATCGGCGCGCGCATCGCGAGCGACGAGCAGTGGCGATCGCTCCTCGCGCTGTGGGGTCGGCGCCTCGTCGGCGACACTCTTCTCATCGCGCGCGCGGCGCTGCGGCCCGGCGAGCTCCGCATCGCCGACGAGGCCAAGGTCGAGCCCGTGTTCACAGAACTCATGGCCGCGCACTCGCGTCGGATGGACGCGATGGGACTCGCTGCCTGA
- a CDS encoding DUF3107 domain-containing protein has product MEIRIGIANTGRELTFETNEPAADVKKSVAAALDAAATHVTFTDAKGNAYIVPTSGLAYVEVGTEESRRVGFVA; this is encoded by the coding sequence GTGGAGATCCGCATCGGCATCGCGAACACCGGCCGTGAGCTCACCTTCGAGACGAACGAGCCTGCCGCAGACGTCAAGAAGTCCGTCGCCGCGGCGCTGGACGCGGCTGCAACGCACGTCACGTTCACCGACGCCAAGGGCAACGCCTACATCGTGCCCACGTCCGGACTCGCCTATGTCGAGGTCGGCACAGAAGAGTCGCGCCGCGTCGGCTTCGTCGCCTGA